Proteins from one Mesorhizobium sp. M9A.F.Ca.ET.002.03.1.2 genomic window:
- a CDS encoding four helix bundle protein, whose translation MEKRIESYRDLKVWQSAMVLAEDCYRLTKRFPKDEIYGMTSQMRRSAVSIAANIAEGYGRENRGSFVQFLRMAQGSLKELETHILLACRVGLLQRDNEIELLLRCEEIGKMTRSLIRTVQAKQAE comes from the coding sequence TTGGAAAAGCGGATCGAATCTTATCGCGACCTGAAGGTGTGGCAATCGGCAATGGTGCTCGCTGAGGATTGTTATCGCCTCACGAAAAGGTTTCCGAAAGACGAGATTTACGGCATGACCTCGCAGATGCGCCGATCGGCGGTTTCGATCGCGGCCAACATCGCTGAAGGATACGGCCGAGAAAACAGGGGTTCGTTCGTTCAATTTCTGCGCATGGCGCAGGGCTCGTTGAAGGAACTGGAAACGCACATATTGTTGGCATGCCGGGTTGGCCTGCTGCAAAGGGACAATGAGATCGAACTGCTGCTGCGATGCGAAGAGATTGGAAAAATGACGAGATCTCTTATTCGAACAGTGCAGGCCAAGCAGGCGGAATGA
- a CDS encoding NADH-quinone oxidoreductase subunit C — MKLSLNELSTYLGEKLSGRIGDAVFAYGELTISVEPRDLIEVVTFLRDDKNCQFISIIDVCGADYPSRAKRFDVVYHLLSPKQNIRVRIKVQADEEIVVPSITGVYPGADWFERETYDLYGVLFSGHPDLRRILTDYGFEGHPLRKDFPLTGFVEVRYDDEAKRVIYEPVELKQEFRNFDFLSPWEGTDYVLPGDEKAKQ; from the coding sequence ATGAAGCTGTCGTTGAATGAACTCTCGACCTATCTCGGCGAGAAGCTGAGCGGCCGGATCGGCGATGCGGTGTTTGCCTATGGCGAACTCACCATCTCTGTCGAGCCGCGCGATCTGATCGAGGTGGTCACCTTCCTGCGCGACGATAAAAACTGCCAGTTCATCTCGATCATCGACGTCTGCGGCGCCGATTATCCGTCGCGGGCCAAACGCTTCGACGTCGTCTATCATCTGCTGTCGCCGAAGCAGAATATTCGCGTCCGCATCAAGGTCCAGGCCGACGAGGAGATCGTGGTGCCGTCGATTACCGGCGTTTATCCCGGCGCCGACTGGTTCGAACGCGAAACCTACGATCTCTATGGCGTGCTGTTTTCGGGCCATCCCGATCTCAGGCGGATTCTGACCGATTACGGCTTCGAGGGTCATCCGCTGCGCAAGGATTTCCCGCTGACCGGCTTCGTCGAGGTGCGCTACGACGACGAAGCCAAGCGGGTCATCTACGAGCCGGTGGAATTGAAGCAGGAATTCCGCAATTTCGATTTTCTGTCTCCGTGGGAAGGTACGGATTACGTGCTTCCGGGGGATGAAAAGGCAAAACAGTGA
- a CDS encoding NADH-quinone oxidoreductase subunit B — MGLSDNSGTLVAPKPKGILDPSTGKPVGANDPFFLEINNELADKGFLVTSTEALITWARSGSLMFMTFGLACCAVEMIHTSMPRYDSERFGVAPRASPRQSDIMIVAGTLTNKMAPALRKVYDQMPEPRYVISMGSCANGGGYYHYSYSVVRGCDRVVPVDIYVPGCPPSAEALLYGILLLQKKIRRTGTIER, encoded by the coding sequence ATGGGATTGAGCGACAATTCCGGCACGCTCGTCGCGCCGAAGCCAAAAGGCATTCTCGACCCCAGCACCGGAAAGCCGGTGGGGGCGAATGATCCCTTCTTTCTCGAAATCAACAACGAGCTTGCCGACAAGGGTTTTCTCGTCACCTCGACCGAGGCGTTGATCACCTGGGCGCGCAGCGGCTCGCTGATGTTCATGACCTTCGGTCTTGCCTGCTGTGCGGTCGAGATGATCCATACCTCGATGCCGCGCTATGACTCGGAGAGGTTCGGTGTTGCTCCTCGCGCGTCTCCGCGCCAGTCCGACATCATGATCGTCGCCGGCACGCTGACCAACAAGATGGCGCCGGCGCTGCGCAAGGTCTACGACCAGATGCCGGAGCCGCGCTACGTCATCTCGATGGGCTCGTGCGCCAATGGCGGCGGCTACTACCACTATTCCTATTCGGTGGTGCGCGGCTGCGACCGCGTCGTGCCGGTCGATATCTACGTGCCCGGCTGTCCGCCGAGTGCGGAAGCGCTGCTCTACGGCATCCTTCTGTTGCAAAAGAAGATCCGCCGCACCGGCACGATCGAGCGGTGA
- a CDS encoding NADH-quinone oxidoreductase subunit A — MNALLSSYLPIVLFIGVALVVGLALLAAPFLVAYRNPDPEKLSAYECGFNSFDDARMKFDIRFYLVSILFIIFDLEVAFLFPWAVSFSQIGMLGFWSMMVFLAVLTIGFAYEWKKGALEWD; from the coding sequence ATGAACGCATTGTTGAGTTCGTACCTGCCCATCGTCCTGTTCATCGGCGTGGCGCTGGTCGTCGGCCTGGCGCTGCTTGCCGCGCCGTTCCTGGTGGCTTACCGCAATCCCGATCCGGAAAAGCTTTCCGCCTATGAGTGCGGCTTCAACTCGTTCGACGACGCCCGCATGAAGTTCGACATCCGCTTCTACCTGGTGTCGATCCTGTTCATCATCTTCGATCTGGAGGTGGCCTTCCTGTTTCCGTGGGCGGTGTCCTTCAGCCAGATCGGCATGCTCGGTTTCTGGTCGATGATGGTGTTCCTGGCGGTGCTGACCATCGGCTTTGCCTATGAATGGAAGAAAGGAGCGCTGGAATGGGATTGA